The Desulfovibrio sp. genome includes a region encoding these proteins:
- a CDS encoding lipoprotein-releasing ABC transporter permease subunit — protein MSFELFVALRYLFSRRKQTFIYIISIMSILGVAIGVGALVVVLGVYNGLTTDMRDKILGANAHAIVMSYIPSAFENRTDLLDRVRSVKGVTGATPFIYTEVMLSAGGGVKGVVLRGIDPKSAPAVLSMLRQMRVGSAADLEREGAPGLIIGEELAKRLGLGMGSRVNLLSPSGQKTTSGYAPRVRPFEVVGIFKTGMFEYDSSLGFVTLNAARDVLGLPENYLSGVELTVADVYKADKTAAEVSTELGSPFYVRSWMEMNANLFAALKLEKIGMFILLAMVVLIGSFSIVTTLVMLVMEKTRDIAIMMSMGATSSMIRRIFMFQGTIIGVIGTLLGYAFGLSLGWLLKRYQFIKLPENVYTLDHLPIIITLSDVLIIGASAMLLCFLATLYPARQASRLQPAEALRYE, from the coding sequence ATGTCATTTGAACTATTCGTTGCCCTGCGCTACCTCTTTTCGAGGCGAAAGCAGACATTCATCTACATCATATCGATCATGTCCATTCTGGGCGTGGCTATCGGCGTTGGTGCGCTGGTGGTGGTGCTTGGCGTGTACAACGGCCTCACCACCGACATGCGCGACAAAATCCTCGGGGCCAATGCCCACGCCATTGTCATGTCCTACATCCCCTCGGCCTTTGAGAACCGCACCGACCTTCTGGATCGGGTGCGTTCCGTCAAGGGTGTGACCGGGGCAACCCCCTTTATTTACACGGAAGTCATGCTTTCCGCTGGCGGCGGCGTCAAAGGCGTGGTCTTGCGGGGCATTGACCCGAAGTCGGCCCCTGCGGTGCTTTCCATGCTGCGCCAGATGCGCGTGGGTTCTGCCGCCGATCTTGAACGCGAAGGCGCACCAGGGCTTATTATTGGCGAGGAGCTGGCCAAGCGTCTTGGGCTTGGCATGGGCAGCCGCGTGAATCTGCTTTCGCCCTCAGGGCAAAAAACCACCTCGGGCTACGCCCCGCGTGTGCGCCCCTTTGAAGTGGTAGGCATTTTCAAGACTGGCATGTTTGAATACGACTCCTCGCTGGGTTTTGTTACGCTCAACGCCGCGCGCGATGTGCTGGGCCTGCCGGAAAATTATCTTTCGGGCGTGGAACTGACCGTGGCCGACGTTTATAAGGCGGACAAGACCGCAGCCGAAGTTTCAACCGAGCTTGGCTCACCCTTCTACGTGCGCTCGTGGATGGAAATGAACGCCAATCTTTTTGCAGCGCTCAAGCTGGAAAAAATCGGCATGTTCATTCTGCTGGCCATGGTGGTGCTCATCGGTTCTTTCTCTATTGTAACAACACTGGTCATGCTGGTTATGGAAAAAACGCGGGACATCGCCATTATGATGTCCATGGGCGCCACAAGCAGCATGATACGGCGTATTTTCATGTTTCAGGGCACAATTATCGGGGTTATCGGCACATTGCTTGGCTATGCGTTTGGCCTTTCACTCGGCTGGCTGCTCAAGCGCTATCAGTTCATCAAACTGCCTGAAAACGTTTATACCCTCGATCACCTGCCCATCATCATCACCCTTTCCGATGTGCTCATCATTGGCGCAAGCGCCATGCTGCTGTGTTTTCTGGCCACCCTTTACCCGGCACGGCAGGCATCACGCCTGCAACCGGCAGAAGCCCTGCGCTACGAATAG
- a CDS encoding ABC transporter ATP-binding protein, with translation MSALYTFSNVGKKFATPGEETEIIKDINLVVEEGEMLAIVGQSGSGKSTLLHLMGALDTPSTGEICFEGRNMALMSADQKAAFRNKILGFVFQFHHLLPEFSALENVAMPAIIGGAKQSAVMSRAREMLDRVGLSARMESKIATLSGGERQRVAIARAVFMRPRVLLADEPTGNLDEVTGAQVGALMNELNRELGMTLVVVTHNRELAAGMGRTLELKAGTLYEKTFE, from the coding sequence ATGTCAGCACTCTATACTTTTTCAAATGTGGGCAAAAAATTTGCCACACCCGGTGAAGAGACCGAGATTATCAAGGATATTAACCTGGTTGTGGAAGAAGGCGAGATGCTCGCCATAGTGGGACAGTCCGGTTCCGGGAAGAGTACCCTCTTGCATCTTATGGGTGCACTTGATACTCCAAGTACGGGCGAGATATGTTTTGAAGGGCGCAACATGGCGCTCATGAGCGCTGACCAGAAGGCTGCCTTTCGCAACAAGATTCTGGGCTTCGTTTTTCAATTTCATCATCTACTGCCGGAATTTTCAGCCCTTGAAAATGTGGCAATGCCGGCAATTATTGGCGGTGCTAAACAAAGCGCCGTAATGAGCCGTGCGCGTGAAATGCTTGACCGCGTGGGGCTATCGGCGCGTATGGAAAGCAAGATCGCCACTCTCTCGGGCGGCGAACGCCAGCGGGTGGCCATTGCACGCGCGGTTTTTATGCGACCGCGCGTTCTGTTGGCTGACGAGCCCACCGGCAATCTGGACGAAGTTACGGGAGCGCAGGTGGGCGCTCTCATGAACGAACTCAACCGTGAATTGGGCATGACCCTCGTTGTTGTAACGCACAACCGAGAGCTGGCCGCAGGCATGGGCAGAACCCTGGAACTGAAAGCGGGGACCTTGTATGAAAAGACTTTTGAATAA